CAAGTCGATTCCGTGCAATCACATGTTTCCATGCGCTGGAACCACGTTGTCGCCCTGGTGCAAAGGAATCATGGGAAATCagagaacagcactgcaatacaaTGTCCGGGCGAGGTGAAGCGTTTCAAGCGTGGAACGTGTTTAAACACCGTTTAATGTTACTTTTCACTAACAAACACGCAATAAAGACAATCAAGTGTGTCTTAattcttattaaaaaatacatcgaTAACTAACACACTGCCTTGCTACAAACCGCACAACAGGCCACGGTCTATTTTAACCGACACGTTACATGAGCAATCTCAAACATGAACCGTGACAATTGAACGCATGAACCGAGCTGAATGCAGCTGCACTTCCCAGGGCTTCTCACAGCATTGATCGTACTGCACAGGCTCAAGCGTCAGTCTCTGCCACATTGCAACGCTGGTGTCTCTCTAAACAAAACCACGGCGAAACTATAAATATTCGGAAATCTATTTATCAATaactaagtttttgttttttaagtaaagaAACGTATCCTCCCCACATTATGACCTACAACCACAGGCCTAGTATTAAATGCCACACAGAACCTATTGAAATACATTCAGCTTGGCAACACCTACTGAAAACATCCATAACGACGCGTACAcaatcaaaaaaacaacaacaaacaacaactgaGGACTGAGCAACACACCGAGGCTGAGTGATAACCGCACGTCAAAGCAGAGTACTGTGTGCTTACGTGATATAGTTTTACTCTAACTGCACTAACACGAAGCTTTTCTCGTgacaaatttatatataatatctatatatatatatatatatatatatatatatatatatatatatatatacacatatatacacacacacacacacacacacacacatatatatacacctaTACACACCCTCGTTATTGTATCTTCTGCAGTTTTATAAGGTGCTGTACCGGCCGGAATTCCGtctgtttaaacacacacagcCCGTATCTCCTCCGTGCATGGCAACGCACACACTGCTTGGGTGGGAGGCCTGGCTGGAAACAGCttactgtgtttttaaagaaattatgcTCACTGGGACAGTTCATAATACACTGAAAAAACCGTGAGGCTGATAACAGGCTATTCACACTGTCGCAATACTCGCTTTAGAAACTTCATTAGCACGTTCTGCAAGCCATCCCAAAATAGTTTTTGGGCCTAGTGCAGTTCTATATTAGGGCACTGGTCTAGCGGCACTTGTACACTCCTGTTTCATGCAAGGACTGCAGCAACACCCGTCGATGAGCTAGCTCACTGTCTGAAATGTGCCGAGAACCATTTTAGATCCCAAGAGACAGACTCGTTTACGCACAGGTACATTTAAAACAGATAGCAGAACGCCTCGACGGTACCCACCAGGATGCGCTTGTCCATTCACACTGATCACGGTCACCGAATTCATTTTCTTAGTCCACGGGTTCACCTTGGGAAGGGGGGCCTCGGTAAACTCCTTTTTGCTGCccttctcccctccctctcctcctggGGTCTCCATCTCTTTGAGCCGGCTCGATTCTTGCTCCACGGTTCTCTGCTCTGGATCGTCGCTCCCCTCGTTCACCTGCCCCTTGCTTTGCTCGCTATTACCCGCATATCGGCCGTGCTCGCCGGACTCCTTCGCGTCGCTCCCCGCGCCTCCGGCCGGCTGCTTCCCCTCCTTTCCCACACAGCCCCCCTCGCGTGTCACGTTGCTTGTATGCAAGGGCCCTTCTTGTTGCATTAAAGGGTTGTTGCTGGGAAGGACTGTCTCCACCTGAGTGGCCATTTCCCCTTTTCCTCTCTCTACCCCCCAAATTCTTCTGGGTACTACTAACTCGAGCGAAGTCCTTCACTCCGAAATCAGTCTAatcgcttttttgttttttcttctccacTCCACCCCTAGACCAAATATCCTTCAGTCTAAGCTGCAGAGTGGttgctttcaattaaaacatatatcTAGATGTGCAGATTTTTAAAAGCCTGCGAGTACCTCTTTAAATCCCGAATAATGTAATCTCACGACTACTAGCAGCAATATGGAAGAACACCACGCGACCGACGGGGGCGCGCACGTACGCAGAGGGGAGTGGTGACGGCACCGTGTGCGCGACTCTGATTGTAATGCTAGGAGGTGGCCTTAAAGAAACAGTACACTGTCGCAGCCTGTAGTGACTGACTAACAGCAGCCTTGAGAAACACAAAACTGCTTCCTGCAGCACGGTTGATATACTCACACGTGTTGGGAAGACAGTGGTTCTTCTAAGTACCTCCCTCTTGTGCACATAGCAAGCGTGACATTGCACGCAGTGGTACTGAAGTAATACAGCCTGTCTAAACGACGTTTCAAATTCATACTagcaggtgttttgtttttgcaacaggcaaaataatttttttttacatattttcttCTGCACAAgatcttttgtttctttgtttgcttttCCATGCTTCAGAGTGGAAAGTGCAGTTCTATTAAAGACATGACAAGACAAgtaaaaactgctgctgctgcttcctggtacaaaatcacttcctgtgctgtggcTCAGTTTCAATCCAATGGTGTAGCAGCAATCGGGTCATGTGACACAGGACGTCATTAGATAACAGGTATacacttttttacatttatttttaaaatctactgcactgtattaaaaaaaacctgacgtataaaaacaagcaaagataCAAAGAATATATGATTTGTAGCATCATGGcaggcagttattttttttttttactggtggtGGAGCTGCTGACATCATGACCAGCACGATGAGGGAGCAGGAGAGCTGCTGACGGCACGACAGAGGCTTCGAACGCCAAGGGAGCGGGAGAGCTGCTGACAGCACAATGGGGGCTTCGAACGCAGAGGGAGCAGGAGAGCTGCTGTCAGCACAATGGGGGCTTCGAACGCCAAGGGAGCGAGAGAGCTGCTGACGGCACGACGGGGGCTTCGAACGCCGAGGGAGCGAGAGAGCTGCTGACGGCACGACGGGGGCTTCGAACGTCGAGGGAGCGAGAGAGCTGCTGACGGCACAACCAGCATGACTGGTGGTAAAGGTTTCTGGAcaactttaaacatgtttcattGGCCCCAGCATTTGCACTTGCTTTCAGCAAGCCCCCTTGGTGTTTGTATGGTACAGTGTATCATGGGTTTTCACAGAGCAATACCAATGCAATGAACACAATCAGCAGTGTCCAGGCAGTATCGCTGCACAGGGTGTGTTATCTTAAAGAGCCTTCTGGAGGGTGATTATTCACATTCAAAATGGGGTTTCATGCTGATAAACTAAAGACAACGTAGCAACTAGGAAGGTACCAATAAGGAGCTGTTACTTCAAATAAATACCCAGGCTGAGTATTCACAGGCAGGCCCACACCCAAGAAGCACGCTAGTGGTGTCACCATGGCAACAGATTCCACTCCATCATACCTGCAATGTAGATAAACCCCAAGGGGAGAGAGATTGATGCACTGCTTCTGTCCCATCTGCCTTGCAGGGGTGCCTCAGAGCCCAGGGAGTGCACTGCAGAgccctgtctttttgttttgtttagttttaaaatgatatcttTTCAATAATGAAGGTTTGGGCTGAGACATGTCTCAAGAGCATCTCAAAGTGGACACAATGGTGTAGCTTTGAAACAGGGCGAACAGTGAGcgaaatacagtaatacagtaaaatatacaaatacatgctcctacacacacacacacacacacacacacacacacacatacactcaaaTACACACGCTcctacacactcacacacacacatacacacgctcCCACAAGCTCCCTCATACACGGACACGCCCCTTTTTGTCGCTCAGTTATTGTACAGCTGTACACATTCAGATATTCCTGCTTGCTGcagaatttttttctttgtgcacaaTGACATCAGTGTCATGAAAAGCTCTCTGACATTATCCATCCCTATTCAGCAACCAGTCAGCAAATCACAAAGGAAGTGTTTCAATTGTGAAACTGCAAAGTAAGCAGCGAGCACAGGCAGAGAGAAAGAAGCggaagaggagggagagatgGGCAGGAGGGCAGGGAGCAGGTGAAGGGAGCAGGGGAGAGGGGGTTGACTCCCCCACGGGAGCAGGGGGAAAGGGGCAGGAGTCCAGGTAGCAAGGGAGGGGGGCAGAGGGAGGAAGGGGAGAGTGGGGAGGGCGAGCAGGGCGAGCAGGGGGGTGCTGACCTACAGCAGCTGAATGCATAGACACGGACTGTACTGTGTGCTCCCGGTGGGTTTTTCATACTAACAAGAATGCACAAACTTGCTCATTTCTCAGTCCTTCGCAAAGCACAAGCCCTTCAGAGAAGAAGatgttaaataatatgtttaCCGTATGGTCCAAGAAAAAACGCAGTTCATAAtacaagcaggcagacaggcttGAGTGGAACATTCAAAATGCAATTTACAATTGACACCCTGTGAATTGCATTAGAACTGGATATTTGACATGATGAAGCCTTGGTCTGTGAGCAGTCCAGAGTGAGGAGGAATTATTGTAGATTATATAGAGTCCAGTATATTGGCCGCTGCTTGTGCACTGGTAACAGTTTGATGGATATTCTCCTGTTAAAGCTGTTGTGAAGCTGCCTGCCCTAGTATACAATAGTTACTTATCAACTAGCTCTGCCCACTTTCAGAGTGCTGCTCCAGTTCAAATCTCAATGATCTGTTTAGACTTGGAATAAAGAAAAGGCGTTGTCTGGAGCGATGCATGTGTTCTAAAACCCAGCTGGGCGTTCTAGCTGAGAACAGGCATGTGACGCATGTTAGCTGTGAGAGATGACCTTTAACCTGCACAAGAGACCTGGCCGGAATGTTGAAGCTTTAACTGGGAGTCCAAGTGACATCATCGCTAGACAGAGTGTCAGCGTGTGCTGGACTGCTGCTCCTTCCAATGGAGCCAGCCTCACTTTGGTATCAGTTAGGAAAACCCATTTACATATGCCTGGCAGCAAGAGGACTGAGCCAGTGGCATTAAGAGTGGGTGAGGGGCTGGGTTTGGGTTACTGTAGTTAAAATGATATCGGATATGAACACACTGTGTTTCATGACTAGTGTGCAGCGGATATCACACATTGACTGGCAGGGGCAGGTCTGATGTGTTCTGCTAGCTGGGGACTGGATTGCACAGTTTTAAAGGGTGGTTCAGtgtacagtttactgtaaagGCAGGAGCAGCTGATTGGAGAGGAACAGCTTTTTAGACTCAGCCTGGAAATACTGGCACTCTCTTTTGTGTTTTCAGAGGACACTAATGTATGTCATTTCATATGCAAAGCAAGGATTGTCCTAGAGGTGTTGCACTGCGCCTGCAAGCTCCCATTGCCAGAGCCCCAGCAGTGTTTCAGGACTGTCCTAGAGGTGTTGCACTGCATCTGCAAGCTCCCATTTCCAGAGCCCCAGCAGTGTTTCATGACTGTCCTAGAGGCGTTGCACTGCGTCTGCAAGCTCCCATTGCCAGAGCCCCAGCAGTGTTTCAGGACTGTCCTAGAGGTGTTGCACTGCATCTGCAAGCTCCCATTGCCAGAGCCCCAGCAGTGTTTCAGGACTGTCCTAGAGGTGTTGCACTGCGCCTGCAAGCTCCCATTGCCAGAGCCCCAGCAGTGTTTCAGGACTGTCCTAGAGGTGTTGCACTGCGCCTGCAAGCTCGCATTGCCAGAGCCCCAGCAGTGTTTCAGGACTGTCCTAGAGGTGTTGCACTGCGCCTGCAAGCTCACATTGCCAGAGCCCCAGCAGTGTTTCAGGACTGTCCTAGAGGTGTTGCACTGCTCCTGCAAGCTCCCATTGCCAGAGCCCCAGCAGTGTTTCAGGACTGTCCTAGAGGTGTTGCACTGCGCCTGCAAGCTCCCATTGCCAGAGCCCCAGCAGTGTTTCAGGACTGTCCTAGAGGTGTTGCACTGCTCCTGCAAGCTCCCATTGCCAGAGCCCCAGCAGTGTTTCAGGACTGTCCTAGTGGTGTTGCACTGTGCCTGCAAGCTCCCATTGCCAGAGCCCCAGCAGTGTTTCAGGACTGTCCTAGAGGTGTTGCACTGCTCCTGCAAGCTCCCATTGCCAGAGTCAGAGGGCGTCAGTGCAGGTAATCCAGCCCCTTTCAAAAGCTCAGCACAGTAAGCAAACAATCACTCTCAACAATAACAACAGGGATACCTCAATGCAAACATGCAGTAAGacaaggttttaaaaagcatCCTGCAAACATGTGCAAGTGTGATCCTGCCTTATCTGGCCAGCCAAAGCCAGCACAGATCATTAAGACGATGGTCCAGCAGACAGCCTAGAGCATTCAGATAGCATCTTTGTGAACGGGAGGGGACCCGGTAATCAGAACAGTGCAGCCAGGGACAGCTAGCGTTACACTCTGCACTGCTGGCAACCCAAGCTGGGTGGGGTTCAAATAGCATGAAGGGATCAGATTGAGACAGCCCCATTGCATACCCGGAGCACAAGAAGAACAAAGCATACATTTACACTGGTGGATACATATCGCTTTGGGAAGAGCAGCCTCCTGCTACGATTGCATTGGGAAATGCTGCAGTATGTTGAGCAATGTAGGCCAAAGATTACAAACAGTCAGACTGTCACTGACACAACGGGCTGCCCTGCTGCCCACGCAGAGGGTGGCTTATCTCATTCTGAAGGGTCCAATTCCTCCAGCCCCTCCAGCAACAGACTGGCGCAGGGTCTGAAACGGTCTTCATTCAAGCATGCCAGCGCTTTGTGCATGTTCTTTCAAAAGAGTGTGCTGTATCTTAAGAATGTGAAAGCTGTAGCATTGCACTGCACACTCTGCTGAAGTAAATGCTGCTGTTTGCTCTAGCAGACAAGGACAAAACGTTTGCCAGGGCCACTCAGGGGTCAGGGAATGTTTGGCCTCCCTGAGTTAgtcaatatactgtatttgaactGGGGGGTGCAGGGTTGTTTTTTAATTGGTGCAACTGAAACTTTATCTCTAATTTGTTTGGAAGATACTATCCTGCCCCCACCCCGCAGTTTGACAATTATTTGAATTTCGAAATATTGAACATATCCTAAGCCCTTGTTTAACTTTCGAGTATGTATTTGTTCCCTTTGCaacatattcatttgttttaaacatatatatttaacacaGGATGCAGCAGCTGTTCAGAGTAATATGTGGAGCCAAATGACACGTCAGAGAAACAGAAATGTTCTTGTTACGATGCCATCTTGTGGGGACACACTGCAAATACAGACTTTAATTCCAACTCTAATCTTGTGGTGTTTTCCCTGGAACTATTTACTACACTGCCACCTACTGGCTGAACTCCGTCCACACAGAGCAGTGCATGCTCAGTCCTCAGTGGTGTGAACCTCAATTCTTTTACAGGGAGGGGACTGATACCCACCCTACGGCTGAACCTGTGGCACTGAGGGAAGCCTTCGATTAAATGCTGATCTTGTTGGTTTAGTTTCTTCTCGTTTTATATTAGAATATCTTCCACTTCCAAGTGTCAAGGTGGTTTTAAGCGACAGCAGATTATTTGATCTGGATGGGACATGCAaagcagtgatggaaataaggctccaaTTACAAACCCTTGTGAGTAACCAGCTGACAATGGCTGTGGCTCACTCCCCAGAGGCTCTGTCTCTATGGATACTCTAATTAGGTCTGAAGTAACCTGAAGTGGATTCAGCTCCTGTGTATTAGGACTCTTCGaacaaaaatgtgatttgaaGTGATTTGTGCACCAATTAATAACCCTGCAAATGTGATCAACCTGTTAGAATGTTATACAGGTGCTGCAAATTTATAAACAGTATCAACGTTTCACATCTATTATCACACAAAATATAGATTGCtctccaaataataataatagcactaGCACTagcactaacactaacactagcACTGCCACTAAcactaacaaagaaaaaaaagacagtctgtaattactttaagagatgaaggtcaatctttaagacaaatagcaagaactttgcaagtgtctgtaactgctgtggccaagaccatcaaacaatttgaagaaactggcactcatgaggaccgaaaaaggtcaggcaggccaagggtaacttcagaatcagagaacaagttcatttgagtcaaaAGTCTGCAAAAcgggcgattaactgcccctgaaatacaagctcagatAAATGAATGCGCTACAAGCTCATACTGAATGCAAGATGCACTACAAAAAAACAGCGAAAGAATGGTTAAGCTCAGCCAAGCGTGGTAAATAACAACACTCCTGTAAATTATAAAAACCTCACATGGTTCAATGTGCAGCTGTGATCAGTCGGGATTAGAGAAAACACCATGAAACTCTACCAGTGATAGTAGAAGTACAGCATTGTGTATCAGACAGCTACCTGTCTTTCATGGTCTGTAGGTGTTTTAGTTTCTTTATCGTGTCTGTTTTCTAAAGAAACATTTTGCACTCGAGTGAAAGCTGTCAACATTGCCAGCTGCTGAACTAAGCGCTGTGTGTAAAGATGAGCCTCATCACATGCCGGGGAGGGTTTGAAGTTCAAGTGGCCTGCACATCTTGTCATGTGACATGTGTGGCATTGTACAGCTCAGGGTCGCACAGAGCTCCGACACTTACCGTGCCGTCTGCTGTGTGCTGATTGTCCTTTCGGGATAAATGGCTCTGAGTGGAAAAGTTGCCATTGTGACTGGGGGCTCGCAGGGGCTGGGGAAAGCCTTCACAGAGATCCTTCTGAAACATGGAGCAAATGTGAGCAAATGTATATGACTAAGCTGTGAGTGGCAAAGGGCATAGAAAGCGTTGTGTGAGATATCAGTTACACAACAAGAGGCTAGAGTCTAAAACAGCTTCCTTGAAAGAAGGCTGCCAACCAGTAGACAagcttttggtttgtttttggtttttttgacattttatttttggtgAAATTCTTTAGCGTTGTGGAATTATGGTCCGTGTACATTCAGGCCAATCGTTTTTGCATTCTAAATCGGAAATCCGAAAACCAGAAAAACGCATGTTTTACTATTTCGGTTTTTCTTTTTCCAatttctgagtttaaaatacaaaaactgaatcAGGCTCGTTTTCCCATTTTTCATGTTGCTTTTTGCAACGAAGTATTcgaaatggaataaaacattccacaacatttaatatcttaaaaaaattatttagctCCTtcaagatctttaaaaaaaaaaaaaaaaaagttcagacaCGGCCTAGCTCTGTTTCCTGCTGTTATGACGATGCAATAAATTTCCGCCTGTGCTTATTGTCGTGTAAGTGTAgtgtatattaattaatttagcagttgttacaaagtactgtattacaatacagGCTTGGGTCTACGTTCAGTTAATATCATAATCATCCTTGTATCACTCAGGTGCAGTGCATTATgataatactaaaaataataaataaatcaatgtacgCACGGTTCTCTGTATGTCTGGTTTATAAATTAACTTTATTAACTAAACTGGGTTGTATTAGCATAGCACTTTTGTCCAGGGCGCTCACGTATGTTTAGAGCTCACCTTTTACGGGTACCCTGTTtcactgggggtggggggtgttgcATCCATAGGGTGTGcatccatatattatatatatatatatatatatatatatatatatatatatatatatatatcaatgtattGATGCAGAAAACGCCATAACACCGGGACACATTCGAGTATCGCACAccttagaacttttttttttaatggtctattatttctttttgttttacacactaTTCCATTTCGAATACTTCATTGCAAAAGGTTAAATATCTACATGTACAGTAAGGGGATACGTGTAGATTCCTCACCCACTTCTAGCTGTGTACTGAAAAGCATGTATCCCTATGTATGCAGTGAAACCTCATACCGGCATTCCTCAGTATCGGAATATAGGTCAAGGTGATTAATACTGATGGCaatattgaattaaaataaagtatGCTTCCAAACCGCCGTTGTCATGGTTGCAGGATTTCCTGAATTCGGAATCGCATGTGTTTTTAAGAAGCCTTTTTCTCCCATTTCAGGTGAGCCTCTTGGATATTAATGTGCCCACAGGAAATAAACTGAAAGCTGCTTTAGATAAAGAGTATGGTTCAGACCGTACCTGCTTCATTTCCTGCGATGTCACTTCAGAAACACAGCTTCAAGGTAAGGATCTTTCTAACCAGCACTTGTGCCTCAAAAAGCATTCTCTAAAGTCTGCGCCATATAAAACTAAATTCTGTTACGCGTtcattcagctttttaaaatggaaGGAAAAGAAAGTTGCTAAAGCCTGTGCATGTTGCAGAAGTGGCACAGTgatggtgggggggtggggggctgaaTCAAAACATTACCGCTGCTGAATTTCCACAGTCTCACCAACGAGTTGAagggcagcttttaaaaaaatgttgcaatcTCCTTCAATGCTAAAACCAGACTGGTCAGCTGCTGGCAGCACACCATGTGCAATGTTGAGGCTTGAACCACTGAGAGCGGATTTGGGTTTGAAACATTATAATGACTCATCTCCATGCCGTGTGTTTTCAGAGGCTTTCAATAAGACGCTGGAGGTCTTTGGACGACTGGACATTGTGTGCAATAATGCAGGGATAGGGAACGAGAACAACTGGGAAAGAACTGTGGATATCAACCTGGTAAGAGTAACAGTTTAGCAGCGCTGGAGGCTTCAGCTTAATGAGAGGCTTCAGCTCTGTATTACACTGCGCGACCTTGCGTACAAAGCTCAGGAGACCACAGTATATCCAGATGAAAATCCAAATGGAAGTTCTTTAATGTGGCCATGTCCAGTATAATGCCTTTGTTACTGGTGCCTGTGTGTTTCCTTTCCCCTGTCAGAATGGAGTGATCAGAGGCTCCTATCTCGCTCTGCAGCACATGAAGAAGCAGAATAAAGGCCAGGGAGGAGTCATTGTTAACATTGGGTCAATGGCAGGTAATGCAAATGTGCCACATTGGCAAAAGTAAAAGGACAACAAGGTAATGCAGAGACATACAGGGCAAAGTGCAAAATGCCTGTGCTTTTACAGCAGTCAATTCAGTCAATGTATAAAGAGCACAGTGTGCTGTTCAAAAGAAGTGAACTCTGTACTGTCGAGGGAGGttaccagtacaatgctacagcagtgaactctgtgctgtcgagggaggttaccagtacaatgctacagcagtgaactctgtgctgtcgagggaggttaccagtacaatgctacagcagtgaactctgtgctgtcgagggaggttaccagtacaatgctacagcagtgaactctgt
The Polyodon spathula isolate WHYD16114869_AA chromosome 22, ASM1765450v1, whole genome shotgun sequence genome window above contains:
- the zgc:56585 gene encoding 15-hydroxyprostaglandin dehydrogenase [NAD(+)], translated to MALSGKVAIVTGGSQGLGKAFTEILLKHGANVSLLDINVPTGNKLKAALDKEYGSDRTCFISCDVTSETQLQEAFNKTLEVFGRLDIVCNNAGIGNENNWERTVDINLNGVIRGSYLALQHMKKQNKGQGGVIVNIGSMAGLGPFLSAPVYTATKHAVVGFSRALADASQVSDYGVRINVLCPSFAKTDILETFNTEDLMGQFSNLRPTTQKLLEQMGVLDPSQVAEQFLQLVTDDSRNGAVLSVTQAGASYMEYPKSIM